In Pelmatolapia mariae isolate MD_Pm_ZW linkage group LG2, Pm_UMD_F_2, whole genome shotgun sequence, one DNA window encodes the following:
- the LOC134644323 gene encoding Kv channel-interacting protein 1 isoform X2 — translation MGLVMGTFSMQSKQVSYHKDKADDDLEMTMVCHRPEGLDQLEAQTNFSKRELQVLYRGFKNECPSGVVNEDTFKQIYSQFFPHGDASTYAHYLFNAFDTGHTGSIKFEDFVTALSILLRGSVTEKLQWTFNLYDINRDGYINKEEMTDIVRAIYDMMGKYTYPVLKNDAPKQHVDAFFQKMDKNRDGVVTLDEFILSCQEDENIMRSLQLFENVI, via the exons ACAAAGCTGATGATGACTTGGAGATGACAATGGTTTGCCATCGACCGGAGGGCCTCGACCAGCTAGAAGCTCAAACCAACTTCAGTAAAAGAGAGCTCCAAGTGCTCTACAGGGGCTTCAAGAAT GAGTGTCCAAGTGGTGTCGTAAATGAAGACACCTTTAAGCAAATATACTCCCAGTTCTTCCCACATGgag ATGCCAGCACCTACGCCCACTACCTGTTCAATGCATTTGACACAGGACACACAGGATCCATAAAGTTTGAG GACTTTGTAACAGCTCTGTCCATCCTGCTGAGAGGTTCTGTCACCGAGAAGCTCCAGTGGACCTTTAACCTCTATGATATCAACAGAGATGGATACATAAACAAAGAG GAGATGACAGACATCGTCAGAGCAATCTATGACATGATGGGGAAGTACACTTACCCTGTTTTGAAAAATGACGCACCCAAACAGCATGTGGATGCCTTCTTTCAG AAAATGGACAAAAACCGAGACGGTGTGGTGACTCTTGATGAATTCATCCTTTCTTGTCAAGAG GATGAAAACATTATGAGGTCCCTCCAGCTCTTTGAAAATGTCATCTAG
- the LOC134636697 gene encoding T-cell leukemia homeobox protein 3-like, whose product MEQAPSAPSPPPKPAHHEPISFGIDQILGAGTEPESARTAGRQSGSDLSNGDGYYSLGSPTGANAPSYTALSISLSGVMPPVEASGSYGESRSLGSRGVIRVPAHRPVTAPGPPAPVQSAVPGFGGLCFPWIGNRFAKDRISAALVPFAVTRRIGHPYQNRTPPKRKKPRTSFSRVQICELEKRFHRQKYLASAERAALAKSLKMTDAQVKTWFQNRRTKWRRQTAEEREAERQQANRLILQLQQSALQKSLSESAVSDPLCAHNSSLYALQNLQPWAEDRE is encoded by the exons ATGGAGCAAGCACCAAGCGCGCCGAGCCCTCCTCCAAAACCGGCCCATCACGAGCCCATAAGCTTCGGCATCGACCAGATTCTGGGAGCCGGTACTGAGCCGGAAAGCGCGCGCACGGCTGGAAGACAAAGTGGATCAGATTTAAGTAACGGGGACGGTTATTACAGTTTGGGAAGCCCGACTGGGGCCAACGCGCCCTCATATACCGCGCTCTCGATCTCCCTCTCCGGTGTAATGCCTCCGGTGGAGGCTTCAGGTTCATACGGAGAGAGCAGGAGTCTGGGCAGCCGGGGAGTCATTCGCGTCCCAGCCCACAGACCAGTGACAGCCCCGGGACCCCCGGCCCCCGTGCAAAGCGCTGTTCCTGGCTTTGGAGGTCTGTGCTTCCCTTGGATAGGGAACAGGTTTGCCAAGGACAGAATATCAG CGGCTCTGGTGCCATTCGCCGTTACGCGGAGAATAGGGCACCCGTACCAGAACCGGACGCCTCCTAAACGGAAAAAGCCCCGCACCTCCTTTTCAAGAGTTCAGATATGTGAGTTAGAAAAGCGTTTCCATCGACAGAAGTACCTGGCCAGCGCCGAGCGGGCAGCTCTGGCAAAGAGTCTCAAGATGACAGACGCGCAAGTCAAAACCTGGTTTCAGAACCGCAGGACCAAGTGGAG gaggCAGACAGCCGAGGAGAGGGAGGCGGAGCGTCAGCAGGCCAATCGCCTcatcctgcagctgcagcagtccGCCCTCCAGAAGTCCCTCAGCGAATCAGCGGTATCAGATCCACTATGCGCCCATAACTCCTCCCTGTATGCGCTGCAGAACCTTCAACCCTGGGCCGAGGACAGGGAGTAG
- the LOC134644323 gene encoding Kv channel-interacting protein 1 isoform X3, protein MGAVVGTLTMQTKQRRPSRDKADDDLEMTMVCHRPEGLDQLEAQTNFSKRELQVLYRGFKNECPSGVVNEDTFKQIYSQFFPHGDASTYAHYLFNAFDTGHTGSIKFEDFVTALSILLRGSVTEKLQWTFNLYDINRDGYINKEEMTDIVRAIYDMMGKYTYPVLKNDAPKQHVDAFFQKMDKNRDGVVTLDEFILSCQEDENIMRSLQLFENVI, encoded by the exons ACAAAGCTGATGATGACTTGGAGATGACAATGGTTTGCCATCGACCGGAGGGCCTCGACCAGCTAGAAGCTCAAACCAACTTCAGTAAAAGAGAGCTCCAAGTGCTCTACAGGGGCTTCAAGAAT GAGTGTCCAAGTGGTGTCGTAAATGAAGACACCTTTAAGCAAATATACTCCCAGTTCTTCCCACATGgag ATGCCAGCACCTACGCCCACTACCTGTTCAATGCATTTGACACAGGACACACAGGATCCATAAAGTTTGAG GACTTTGTAACAGCTCTGTCCATCCTGCTGAGAGGTTCTGTCACCGAGAAGCTCCAGTGGACCTTTAACCTCTATGATATCAACAGAGATGGATACATAAACAAAGAG GAGATGACAGACATCGTCAGAGCAATCTATGACATGATGGGGAAGTACACTTACCCTGTTTTGAAAAATGACGCACCCAAACAGCATGTGGATGCCTTCTTTCAG AAAATGGACAAAAACCGAGACGGTGTGGTGACTCTTGATGAATTCATCCTTTCTTGTCAAGAG GATGAAAACATTATGAGGTCCCTCCAGCTCTTTGAAAATGTCATCTAG